From one Phocoena sinus isolate mPhoSin1 chromosome 6, mPhoSin1.pri, whole genome shotgun sequence genomic stretch:
- the LOC116755673 gene encoding protein disulfide-isomerase A3-like, whose amino-acid sequence MMVAKKFLDAGKKLNFAVASCKTFSHELSDFGLESATGEIAVVAIRTAKAEKFVMQEELSRDGKALDIFLQDYFDGNLKRYLKSEPIPESTDGPVKVVVAKNFDELVNDENKDVLIEFYAPR is encoded by the coding sequence ATGATGGTGGCAAAGAAATTCCTGGATGCTGGGAAGAAACTCAACTTTGCTGTAGCTAGCTGCAAAACCTTTAGCCATGAACTTTCTGATTTTGGCTTGGAAAGCGCCACTGGAGAGATTGCTGTTGTTGCTATCAGAACTGCAAAAGCAGAGAAGTTTGTCATGCAGGAGGAATTGTCGCGTGATGGCAAGGCTCTTGACATATTCCTGCAGGATTACTTTGATGGTAACCTGAAGAGATACCTGAAGTCTGAGCCCATCCCAGAGAGCACTGATGGGCCCGTAAAGGTAGTGGTAGCAAAGAATTTTGATGAACTAGtgaatgatgaaaataaagatgtgcTGATTGAATTTTATGCTCCTCGGTGA